From Sediminibacterium sp. TEGAF015, a single genomic window includes:
- a CDS encoding SusC/RagA family TonB-linked outer membrane protein, protein MALTIGLQAQTTIKGKVTDSKGQPVPGASVTIKNSGAGTATGTDGLYQLIANLKAGKYDVVISSVGFKSAEKTMTVTSTTSSFSFDASLKEDATGLDEVVVTGTSQGTTKKQLGNFIGTVKGSQVSNAGSPNAIASLQGKVPGAQITQNSGDPAGGMSVKLRGVSSISGSSDPLYIIDGVILNNSNARVTNAQSDYDAYGSVGQNRMVDINPNDIDRIEVLNGAAAAAIYGSRANAGVIQIFTKRGSTGAPKITFSSKVNTNSLRKRLVFNNAPTKFGGPTDGPGALTQDIITAPFQTTTTPVTRYDYQDDIFRTGYGTDNNVSITGGQDKMRYFASLNYNTNQGIIRGTDNTRFGFRLNLDNKVNNWFSWNAGINYTNNATNEKPDGNSFFSPINSMTILGNFHNISARDANGNLQAVGERGRVNPLTIINDIKQRNVTNRTVSNVGFKLFPVKGLVIDYTAGLDNIAQNGTTYIPPFPYNASPAFYGGGAALDPTQNGYASAASFNSTFFNHDLNFTYTTNITNKLASVTQFGYSEQYEKAQYILAQSRGLLPGISTATGGSTLLPNSDGRSERTIRGFFLQQNFKFNNQLFVTIAGRVDGSSVFDKSNRNFFYPKVSGNYLISETDFFKKSSLANSVDVFKIRAAYGESGNLTGIGAYDRFNIYNISPFLGRTSLTSPSATISSNLKPERQKELEIGTDIALFGNRLQFTFNYYNKKVTDLLVPNITNAPSSGFPTATKNVGSLSNKGFEIMVTAVPVKNKDFSWEITGNFNKNKNRIENLGVPFISFAAPTGAVFALIPGYDAPVFYSTFFARNANGTEVKNAAGIPVTARGPIANGQPFGTPSLDPATGLPFTSGPNSTILRTVLGSPNPTYTATLINSFTYKKWTLGFQLDRVAGSEVFNADFRTRQGVGNGSEFAQREHKGEIPRGYISGIYGIEEWRVEDGSFTKLREISVGYSFGKVKNLFNSLTVTLTGRNLISWDNYRGYDPETNATGQSSLFRGVDFGNVPIPKTFQFGVVANF, encoded by the coding sequence TTGGCACTGACAATCGGCTTGCAAGCTCAAACAACCATTAAAGGAAAAGTTACCGACAGTAAAGGACAGCCTGTTCCGGGCGCTTCTGTCACCATTAAAAATTCAGGTGCAGGTACTGCTACAGGTACCGATGGCTTGTATCAGTTAATTGCGAATTTAAAAGCAGGGAAATACGATGTCGTAATTTCTTCTGTAGGATTTAAATCAGCTGAAAAAACAATGACTGTTACCAGCACTACCAGTAGCTTCTCTTTTGACGCAAGTTTAAAGGAAGATGCAACGGGTCTGGATGAAGTAGTAGTAACCGGTACTTCACAGGGTACTACTAAAAAGCAATTGGGTAATTTCATTGGTACTGTAAAAGGAAGCCAGGTGAGCAATGCAGGTTCTCCCAATGCCATTGCTTCTTTACAAGGTAAAGTTCCGGGTGCGCAGATTACGCAGAACTCCGGTGACCCTGCAGGTGGTATGAGTGTGAAACTACGTGGTGTAAGCTCTATCTCTGGTTCTTCAGATCCTTTGTACATTATTGACGGAGTTATTCTAAACAATTCAAATGCAAGAGTAACCAACGCGCAAAGTGATTATGATGCTTATGGAAGCGTAGGTCAGAACCGCATGGTAGATATTAACCCTAACGATATCGACAGAATTGAAGTGTTGAACGGTGCTGCTGCAGCAGCTATTTATGGAAGCCGTGCAAATGCTGGAGTTATTCAAATCTTTACAAAGCGTGGATCTACCGGTGCTCCAAAAATCACCTTTAGTTCTAAAGTAAATACCAATTCATTGAGAAAACGTTTGGTGTTTAACAATGCCCCTACCAAATTTGGTGGTCCTACAGATGGCCCAGGTGCTTTAACACAGGATATCATAACCGCTCCATTCCAAACAACCACTACTCCAGTAACCCGTTACGATTATCAGGATGATATTTTCAGAACAGGATATGGTACAGACAACAACGTGTCTATCACAGGTGGTCAGGACAAAATGCGTTACTTCGCCTCTTTGAACTACAACACCAACCAAGGTATTATCAGAGGAACAGACAACACCCGTTTTGGATTCAGATTAAATTTAGATAACAAAGTAAACAACTGGTTCAGCTGGAATGCCGGTATCAACTATACCAACAACGCTACCAATGAAAAACCAGATGGTAATAGTTTCTTCTCTCCTATTAACTCAATGACCATTTTAGGCAACTTCCACAATATCAGTGCAAGAGATGCCAATGGAAATTTACAGGCTGTGGGCGAAAGAGGTCGTGTGAATCCTTTAACCATCATCAACGATATCAAACAAAGAAACGTAACGAACAGAACCGTTTCTAATGTGGGTTTCAAATTGTTCCCGGTGAAAGGTTTAGTGATTGACTACACAGCTGGCTTAGACAATATCGCACAAAACGGAACTACTTATATTCCACCGTTCCCTTACAATGCCAGCCCTGCATTTTATGGCGGTGGTGCTGCTCTAGATCCAACACAAAATGGGTATGCCAGTGCGGCCAGCTTTAATTCAACTTTTTTCAACCACGATTTAAACTTTACATACACTACCAATATAACCAATAAACTGGCTTCTGTAACCCAGTTTGGTTATTCTGAGCAGTATGAGAAAGCGCAGTATATTTTAGCTCAGAGCCGTGGTTTGTTGCCAGGTATTTCTACTGCAACAGGTGGTAGCACTTTATTGCCTAATTCTGACGGTAGAAGCGAAAGAACCATTCGTGGATTCTTCTTACAGCAGAACTTTAAGTTCAACAATCAGTTGTTCGTAACGATTGCAGGGCGCGTGGATGGTTCTTCTGTATTTGATAAGAGCAACCGTAACTTCTTCTACCCGAAAGTAAGTGGTAACTACCTTATCTCTGAAACTGACTTCTTCAAGAAATCTTCTTTAGCAAATTCAGTAGATGTATTCAAAATCCGTGCAGCATACGGTGAAAGTGGAAACCTAACAGGTATTGGCGCATACGATCGTTTCAATATCTATAATATCTCTCCTTTCTTAGGAAGAACCAGCTTAACTTCTCCTTCTGCAACCATCAGTTCTAACTTAAAACCTGAGCGTCAGAAAGAATTGGAAATTGGTACAGATATCGCATTATTCGGAAACAGATTGCAATTCACTTTCAACTATTATAACAAGAAAGTAACAGACTTATTGGTACCGAATATTACCAATGCGCCAAGTTCAGGATTCCCAACAGCAACCAAGAACGTAGGTTCTTTAAGCAACAAGGGATTTGAAATCATGGTAACCGCTGTTCCTGTAAAAAACAAAGATTTCAGCTGGGAAATCACTGGAAACTTTAATAAGAATAAAAACAGAATTGAAAACTTAGGCGTTCCTTTCATTTCATTTGCAGCCCCAACCGGAGCCGTATTTGCTTTGATTCCCGGATATGATGCCCCTGTATTCTACTCAACTTTCTTTGCTAGAAATGCAAATGGCACAGAAGTGAAGAATGCGGCAGGTATACCAGTAACAGCAAGAGGACCTATTGCAAATGGACAGCCATTTGGTACTCCTTCATTGGATCCTGCAACTGGATTACCATTCACTAGCGGACCTAACTCAACTATCTTACGCACCGTATTGGGCTCACCTAACCCAACCTACACAGCAACTTTAATCAATAGTTTCACTTATAAGAAGTGGACCTTGGGTTTCCAATTAGACCGTGTAGCTGGTTCGGAAGTATTTAACGCAGACTTCAGAACAAGACAAGGGGTAGGAAATGGTAGCGAATTTGCACAAAGAGAACACAAGGGTGAAATACCAAGAGGATATATCAGCGGTATTTACGGTATTGAAGAGTGGAGAGTTGAAGACGGATCTTTCACCAAACTACGTGAAATCTCTGTAGGCTATTCATTTGGAAAAGTGAAAAACCTGTTCAACAGCCTAACTGTTACATTAACCGGAAGAAACCTAATCTCATGGGATAACTACAGAGGATACGATCCTGAAACCAACGCTACTGGTCAGAGCAGCTTGTTCAGAGGCGTAGATTTTGGTAACGTACCTATTCCAAAAACATTCCAATTTGGAGTTGTAGCTAATTTCTAA
- a CDS encoding RagB/SusD family nutrient uptake outer membrane protein, translating into MKKILFIILSGVSLVACKQDFTNPGAISDIDAFSTPRGLAGVAVGLQNVYSNGRLSPLYNSVTAAGALTNEFRLMNAGNTDEFQLFQGGAVVDNLNGIVGNMWTWNNKIIYDADKVLEGANKLGDKNYASGLIAYASIYKALAIGNLAMFFEQIPEAPGTQTTPATFQSRIDGLRRAVTTLRSAQTALGANAPSAAFFANVPTNITTAYFNNTISALIARYSLFAGDYASAITAANTVDLSYNGSTLGFDAIVTNPIFTTATATNNVFQILDSTLGLPTALVPDLTDQRIAFYTSINPTIQPRYRIRGFYSAATQAVPLYLPDEMRLIKAEAYVRQAAPDLNAAVTEINAVRTQLPAADAYGVGGGLAAYSGTVSAPALLDEIYRQRCIELCMSGMRLEDNRRFGRPAAERKRTFFPYPSRERDNNPNTPADPAN; encoded by the coding sequence ATGAAAAAAATATTATTCATCATTTTATCCGGGGTAAGTCTAGTTGCATGCAAGCAGGACTTTACCAACCCAGGTGCCATCTCTGATATAGATGCATTTTCTACCCCCAGAGGATTAGCGGGTGTAGCAGTAGGATTACAGAACGTATATAGTAATGGTCGTTTAAGCCCATTGTATAATAGCGTTACTGCAGCAGGTGCTTTAACCAATGAGTTCAGATTAATGAACGCAGGTAACACCGACGAGTTTCAGTTATTTCAAGGCGGAGCTGTTGTAGACAACCTGAACGGTATTGTAGGCAATATGTGGACTTGGAACAACAAGATTATTTATGATGCCGACAAAGTATTGGAAGGTGCCAATAAGTTAGGTGATAAAAACTATGCATCAGGATTGATCGCTTATGCAAGTATTTATAAAGCTTTAGCCATTGGTAATTTAGCCATGTTCTTTGAACAGATTCCTGAAGCGCCTGGTACACAAACCACACCAGCTACTTTCCAAAGCAGAATCGATGGACTCAGAAGAGCCGTTACTACTTTGCGTTCCGCACAAACAGCATTAGGAGCAAACGCCCCTAGTGCCGCATTCTTCGCCAATGTACCTACCAATATTACTACTGCGTATTTTAATAATACCATTAGTGCCTTGATTGCTCGTTATAGTTTATTTGCAGGAGACTATGCAAGTGCTATCACTGCAGCCAATACGGTAGACCTAAGCTACAATGGCTCTACACTAGGCTTTGATGCCATTGTTACCAATCCGATTTTCACCACTGCAACTGCCACCAACAACGTATTCCAGATCTTGGATTCAACGTTAGGATTGCCTACTGCACTGGTTCCGGATTTAACCGATCAGCGAATTGCCTTCTATACTTCCATTAACCCAACCATTCAGCCTCGCTATAGAATCAGAGGTTTCTATAGTGCCGCTACGCAGGCAGTTCCTTTGTACTTGCCAGACGAAATGCGTTTGATTAAAGCAGAAGCATATGTAAGACAAGCAGCTCCTGATTTAAACGCAGCTGTTACAGAAATCAATGCAGTAAGAACTCAATTGCCGGCAGCCGATGCATACGGAGTTGGTGGTGGATTAGCCGCTTACTCAGGTACTGTTTCAGCACCCGCTTTACTAGACGAAATATATCGTCAGCGTTGCATTGAATTGTGCATGAGCGGAATGCGTTTGGAAGACAACAGAAGATTTGGTCGCCCGGCCGCAGAACGTAAGAGAACTTTCTTCCCTTACCCAAGCAGAGAGCGCGATAATAACCCGAACACACCAGCAGATCCTGCTAATTAA
- a CDS encoding SRPBCC family protein encodes MKLIKLGLISFLVLGTIVTSIGLLFPSTVLVSRAVDVNVSITKIKPLVADMHQWPMWIEGMKDSSVKILSATTALLGNTSVTITSVTDSTMEASWKGVDGVEQFSTMRMIGKPSANTAIVQWQFVQQIGWYPWERFGSMMNDKIMGTQMERHLQKLKRIAEQ; translated from the coding sequence ATGAAATTGATAAAGCTGGGATTAATTAGTTTTTTAGTGCTGGGTACCATTGTTACATCAATTGGATTGTTGTTCCCTTCTACCGTATTGGTGTCAAGGGCAGTGGATGTGAATGTTAGTATTACTAAAATTAAGCCACTGGTTGCCGATATGCACCAATGGCCAATGTGGATAGAAGGAATGAAAGATAGTTCTGTAAAAATACTATCTGCTACCACTGCGTTATTGGGTAACACATCTGTAACCATTACTTCGGTAACCGATTCTACTATGGAAGCCAGCTGGAAAGGGGTTGATGGGGTAGAACAGTTCAGTACCATGCGAATGATTGGAAAACCATCAGCGAATACAGCTATTGTTCAATGGCAGTTTGTGCAACAAATTGGCTGGTATCCTTGGGAACGTTTCGGCTCAATGATGAATGATAAAATTATGGGCACCCAAATGGAAAGACATTTGCAAAAGCTTAAACGAATTGCGGAACAATAG
- a CDS encoding ABC transporter permease has product MQQGYSQIRAMLAITKGSLRAIFRSPSSVVFSIAFPLIFILVFGFIGSGGKINVNIAFDENSDTVNPVYLGLKNIPGIKVSSKTGLALKEDLEKGRITALVNISKKTNAPYTIHLTSSEAANPQNVQVLQSILNAVISGINQQQYPAAPTIASISKEVKKIPGRVYRTIDFILPGQLGFSLLSAGVFGVAFLFFNLRQQLVLKRFFATPIQRPYIVLGEALSRVIFQLITAVIIILIGHFVFDFTLVNGWVTFTQIMVLSFIALLLFMGFGFIVSSVAKTESTIPPFANLITLPQFLLAGTFFSIDNFPTWLQPISRVLPLTHFNNAMRNIAFEGAGLSDCLFELGVLGIWMVVVYAVAFKTFKWE; this is encoded by the coding sequence ATGCAGCAAGGGTATAGTCAAATCAGGGCCATGTTGGCCATTACCAAAGGAAGTTTGCGTGCTATTTTTAGAAGTCCTTCTTCTGTTGTGTTTAGCATTGCCTTCCCCCTAATCTTTATATTGGTATTTGGCTTTATTGGAAGTGGCGGTAAAATCAATGTAAATATTGCGTTTGACGAAAATTCGGATACAGTAAATCCAGTTTATCTGGGATTGAAAAATATTCCCGGAATTAAAGTTTCTTCTAAAACCGGACTGGCTTTGAAGGAGGATTTAGAAAAGGGGAGGATTACTGCTTTGGTAAATATTTCTAAAAAAACAAATGCACCTTATACAATCCATTTGACCAGTTCGGAAGCTGCCAATCCACAAAACGTTCAGGTGCTGCAATCAATACTGAATGCAGTCATTAGTGGTATTAATCAGCAGCAGTATCCTGCGGCACCTACTATTGCTTCCATTAGTAAGGAAGTAAAAAAGATTCCGGGAAGAGTATACAGAACCATCGATTTTATTTTGCCAGGCCAGTTGGGTTTTTCTTTGTTGAGTGCCGGTGTTTTTGGTGTGGCATTTCTGTTTTTTAATTTGAGACAACAGCTGGTACTGAAGCGTTTTTTTGCCACGCCAATACAACGCCCCTATATTGTTTTAGGAGAAGCGTTAAGCAGGGTAATATTTCAATTGATCACTGCTGTAATCATTATTTTGATTGGCCATTTTGTTTTCGATTTTACCCTGGTAAATGGTTGGGTAACTTTTACACAAATCATGGTCTTGAGTTTTATTGCTTTGTTGTTGTTCATGGGCTTTGGATTTATTGTGAGCAGTGTGGCAAAAACAGAGAGTACCATTCCACCCTTTGCTAACCTGATTACTTTGCCACAGTTTTTACTAGCGGGCACTTTTTTTTCTATTGATAATTTTCCAACCTGGTTACAACCCATTTCAAGAGTGCTGCCATTAACCCATTTTAATAATGCCATGCGCAATATTGCTTTTGAAGGAGCAGGCCTGTCTGACTGTTTGTTTGAATTGGGAGTATTGGGGATATGGATGGTTGTGGTGTATGCCGTTGCTTTTAAAACCTTTAAATGGGAGTAA
- the sppA gene encoding signal peptide peptidase SppA, whose amino-acid sequence MRGFLKIVLATFVSLVLFTIIGVFVLIGIATAAASSDKPMIGSKAVLLLDLSVAFKEQFVEDPFSSILNEGEDEPPSLFQVIQLLKHAQKDSAVKGLYILCANNENGFAASEELRKAVVEFKNSGKFVIAHGEVISQKGYYVASAANEIYCNPQGGLEWSGLSSNLFFLKGMLDKLDIQPQIFYAGKFKSATEPLRETQMTEANKLQTSVWLGELYNQLLQSTAMSRGKDTAYLRELAVKGMIQTPADAKKYGLVDGLKYDDEIKATISKKLKQEVKSKINFVSLSDYAQATDYEPSGSDKIALVYANGDIVSGQGDNESIGSDNYKNILRKIRFDKSIKALVFRINSGGGSALASEVIWREISLIRKEKPVIVSMGDVAASGGYYIACNADSVFANANTITGSIGVFSVVPNMQAFFKNKLGITFDGVKTAPYADMGDISKPLNENEKRFLQASVDSIYATFLSRVSNGRKRSVAAIDSIAQGRVWTGTTAKKIGLTDRVGGLQDAIDCAARMADIKRNEIKLKEYPEKKSLIEQIMGGYKKSVSQSLISEQIDPSLMQVTRELKQIKQMVGIPQARMPFLVNIQ is encoded by the coding sequence ATGAGAGGATTTCTAAAAATTGTACTGGCTACTTTTGTTTCGCTGGTTTTATTTACCATCATTGGCGTTTTTGTTTTGATTGGTATTGCTACTGCTGCCGCTTCTTCCGATAAACCAATGATTGGTTCCAAAGCTGTTTTACTGCTCGATTTATCGGTGGCCTTTAAAGAACAATTTGTAGAAGATCCTTTTTCATCTATTCTGAATGAAGGCGAAGATGAACCGCCATCTCTGTTTCAGGTAATTCAATTACTGAAGCATGCGCAAAAAGATTCGGCGGTAAAAGGTTTGTATATACTTTGTGCCAACAACGAAAATGGGTTTGCAGCCAGTGAAGAACTTCGCAAAGCTGTTGTGGAGTTTAAGAACAGTGGGAAATTTGTGATTGCACACGGTGAAGTCATTTCTCAGAAAGGATATTATGTAGCCAGCGCTGCCAATGAAATTTATTGCAATCCTCAGGGCGGTCTTGAGTGGAGTGGTCTTTCTTCGAATCTTTTCTTTTTAAAAGGCATGTTGGATAAGCTGGATATTCAGCCACAAATTTTTTATGCGGGTAAATTCAAAAGCGCAACAGAGCCACTACGTGAAACACAAATGACAGAAGCCAATAAATTACAGACCAGTGTTTGGTTGGGTGAATTGTATAATCAACTATTACAGTCCACAGCTATGTCCAGAGGCAAAGACACAGCTTACTTGAGAGAGTTGGCTGTAAAAGGAATGATTCAGACACCTGCAGATGCAAAGAAATATGGATTGGTAGATGGACTAAAGTACGATGATGAAATTAAAGCGACCATCAGTAAAAAACTAAAACAGGAAGTAAAGAGTAAGATCAATTTTGTTAGCCTCTCCGACTATGCACAGGCTACTGATTACGAGCCTTCTGGTTCAGATAAAATTGCTTTGGTATATGCCAATGGTGATATTGTTTCTGGGCAAGGAGACAACGAATCTATCGGTAGTGATAATTATAAAAATATTCTGCGCAAAATCCGCTTTGATAAATCTATCAAGGCCCTTGTATTCAGAATTAATTCAGGAGGTGGTAGCGCATTGGCCAGTGAAGTAATCTGGAGAGAAATCTCTTTGATCCGAAAAGAAAAACCTGTAATTGTAAGTATGGGAGACGTTGCCGCTTCCGGTGGATATTATATTGCCTGTAATGCAGATAGTGTATTTGCTAATGCCAATACCATTACCGGGTCCATTGGGGTATTTAGTGTGGTTCCCAATATGCAGGCCTTCTTTAAAAACAAACTGGGCATTACGTTTGATGGCGTTAAGACCGCTCCTTATGCAGATATGGGTGATATTAGTAAGCCCTTGAATGAAAATGAAAAACGATTCCTGCAGGCATCTGTGGATAGTATTTATGCTACTTTCCTAAGCAGGGTGTCAAATGGTAGAAAACGTTCTGTTGCGGCTATTGATAGCATTGCGCAAGGAAGAGTATGGACCGGAACCACGGCAAAGAAAATTGGATTGACAGACAGGGTTGGGGGGTTACAGGATGCTATTGACTGTGCGGCTCGTATGGCAGATATCAAGAGGAACGAAATCAAGTTAAAGGAATACCCTGAGAAGAAATCCCTGATTGAACAAATCATGGGTGGCTATAAAAAATCAGTTTCTCAATCTTTAATTAGCGAGCAAATAGACCCTTCTCTTATGCAAGTAACGCGCGAATTAAAGCAGATAAAACAGATGGTAGGGATACCACAGGCCAGAATGCCTTTTCTCGTGAATATACAATAG
- the folK gene encoding 2-amino-4-hydroxy-6-hydroxymethyldihydropteridine diphosphokinase, with protein sequence MPTILPIMQNAYLLIGSNLGNKTEQLEKAVQYIQQECGQIVKRSAFYETAPWGFTDQPAFMNQALWIQTKLEPEALMQRLLNIEARMGRIRTVKLGPRIIDLDILQIDQLVIDTSILQIPHPAMTERRFALAPLAEIAPDLMHPKLQKTASELLLACTDDSDVQKKMA encoded by the coding sequence ATGCCCACTATACTACCAATTATGCAGAATGCCTATTTATTGATCGGCAGTAATTTAGGGAACAAAACAGAACAACTGGAAAAAGCCGTTCAGTATATACAACAAGAATGCGGCCAAATAGTTAAACGTTCTGCCTTTTATGAAACGGCCCCCTGGGGATTTACCGATCAGCCGGCATTTATGAATCAGGCCTTGTGGATTCAAACTAAATTGGAACCGGAAGCACTAATGCAACGCCTGCTGAACATAGAAGCCAGGATGGGCAGAATCAGAACCGTAAAGCTTGGACCCCGTATTATTGACCTGGACATTTTACAAATAGACCAGCTTGTTATAGATACCTCCATTCTGCAAATTCCGCATCCTGCCATGACTGAAAGGCGATTTGCGCTGGCCCCGCTGGCCGAAATTGCCCCAGACCTAATGCATCCGAAATTGCAGAAAACAGCAAGTGAACTATTGCTCGCCTGTACCGATGACAGCGATGTGCAAAAAAAAATGGCCTAA
- a CDS encoding deoxynucleoside kinase gives MKHQFITIEGNIGAGKTTLTNILAHKLNARIILEEFADNPFLSKFYDNPAQYAFPLELFFMAERYKQLKDMVHTKELFQTITISDYLFTKCLLFAKVNLPEEEFRLYQKLFDIIHQQLVFPDVLIYLHAPVNKLQQNIKKRNRPYEQSIPDEYLFNIQETYTHYIKQHNIKTIFVDASNADFINNEAHVNIILDALEKDLDQGQHYFTLP, from the coding sequence ATGAAGCATCAATTTATTACGATAGAAGGGAATATAGGAGCAGGAAAAACTACGTTGACCAATATACTGGCACATAAACTTAATGCCAGGATAATTCTGGAAGAATTTGCGGACAATCCGTTTTTATCCAAGTTTTACGACAACCCTGCACAATATGCTTTTCCATTGGAACTCTTCTTTATGGCAGAGCGATACAAGCAGCTAAAAGACATGGTGCATACCAAGGAATTATTCCAGACCATTACCATCTCGGACTATCTGTTTACCAAATGCCTCTTATTTGCCAAAGTGAATTTACCCGAAGAGGAATTCCGTTTGTATCAGAAACTATTTGATATTATTCACCAGCAACTGGTATTTCCAGATGTATTGATTTATCTGCATGCACCCGTAAACAAACTACAGCAGAATATAAAAAAGAGAAATCGTCCTTATGAACAAAGCATCCCAGACGAATATCTTTTCAATATTCAGGAGACTTATACGCATTACATAAAGCAACACAATATCAAGACAATTTTTGTAGACGCAAGCAATGCAGATTTTATTAATAATGAAGCACACGTAAATATCATATTAGATGCATTGGAAAAGGATTTAGACCAGGGACAACATTATTTTACGCTGCCTTAG
- a CDS encoding MFS transporter: MSSRKHFKNHPSFEVLRIGEFRNLLAGRFLFIMGLRMLGTVTGWWIYELTNDPFAIGLIGLAEVIPAVSLALYAGYIIDISEKRKLLLRGIGFYLLCAILLLLLSTQLSLAKLGSNWIAFCIYGVIFGTGIIRAFTGPLFGTMLAAVVPKEQLQSATTWNQGIWLSASVSGHATAGFLIAAMGNTGALSIVTSFVTIGFVFLFQLKAKPALNKKGEKTGWESVKEGLRFVFKTKEVLGALSLDLFAVFFGGAVAMVPVFARDILAVGPIGFGWLNAATDIGAICIIVWSTLFPLKTNQGKILLWAVGGFGACIIVFGLSKLFWLSFFALLLSGILDGISVIIRGTIVQMKTPDHMRGRVMSVNSMFINSSNELGQFESGLAAKIMGVIPSVIFGGSMTLLVVIATWFKAPSLRKMKY; this comes from the coding sequence ATGTCCAGCAGAAAACATTTCAAAAATCATCCTTCTTTTGAAGTGTTACGCATTGGTGAGTTCAGAAATTTACTCGCAGGTCGTTTTTTATTCATCATGGGTCTCAGAATGCTGGGAACCGTAACGGGTTGGTGGATTTATGAATTAACCAATGATCCATTTGCCATTGGGTTGATTGGACTCGCCGAAGTAATTCCGGCCGTTTCGCTGGCGCTATATGCAGGCTATATTATTGATATTAGTGAAAAAAGAAAGCTACTCTTAAGAGGCATTGGATTTTATTTACTCTGCGCCATCCTCCTGCTACTGTTAAGCACGCAACTATCCCTTGCAAAACTCGGAAGCAACTGGATTGCATTCTGTATATACGGTGTGATATTTGGCACAGGCATTATCCGAGCATTTACCGGCCCCTTATTTGGTACAATGCTGGCAGCAGTTGTTCCAAAAGAACAATTGCAAAGCGCTACCACCTGGAACCAGGGCATCTGGTTATCCGCTTCTGTAAGCGGCCACGCCACAGCAGGCTTTTTAATTGCCGCCATGGGTAATACAGGCGCACTAAGCATTGTCACCAGTTTTGTAACAATCGGTTTTGTTTTTTTATTCCAGTTAAAAGCCAAACCGGCGCTCAATAAAAAAGGAGAAAAAACAGGTTGGGAAAGTGTGAAAGAAGGATTGCGTTTTGTATTTAAAACAAAAGAAGTTCTGGGGGCCCTGTCGCTGGATTTATTCGCTGTATTTTTTGGAGGAGCCGTAGCCATGGTTCCTGTATTTGCCAGAGATATACTTGCAGTAGGGCCCATAGGATTTGGCTGGCTGAATGCAGCCACTGATATCGGAGCTATCTGCATAATTGTATGGTCTACCCTCTTTCCACTCAAAACCAATCAGGGTAAAATATTATTGTGGGCTGTAGGCGGATTTGGGGCCTGCATTATCGTATTCGGTTTATCCAAACTCTTCTGGCTTTCTTTCTTTGCCCTTTTACTGAGTGGCATACTAGACGGTATCAGTGTCATTATCCGCGGGACCATTGTACAAATGAAAACTCCGGATCATATGCGTGGAAGAGTAATGAGCGTGAATTCAATGTTTATCAACAGCAGCAACGAACTGGGACAATTTGAAAGCGGGTTAGCGGCTAAAATAATGGGGGTAATCCCGTCTGTTATTTTTGGGGGATCAATGACCCTACTAGTGGTTATTGCGACCTGGTTTAAAGCTCCCTCTTTGCGGAAAATGAAATACTAG
- a CDS encoding YkgJ family cysteine cluster protein: MPVEDLLNNWEKKSAEHQKNYQQYLKKANKNKVLKALPDLHEEAFEKINCLDCANCCKNYSPRFKMPDIKRISKVLGMKETAFIDQYLQMDNEGDYVVKSTPCPFLGADNFCSIYEDRPSDCSRFPYTDEDVLLKRPLITIKNSSFCPAVYYVLENLMVVAK; this comes from the coding sequence ATGCCCGTGGAAGATCTGTTGAATAATTGGGAGAAAAAGTCGGCTGAGCACCAGAAAAACTATCAGCAATACCTGAAAAAAGCCAATAAAAACAAGGTATTGAAGGCTTTGCCTGATTTGCATGAGGAGGCATTCGAAAAAATCAATTGTTTGGATTGTGCCAACTGCTGCAAGAACTATTCTCCCCGCTTTAAAATGCCTGATATTAAAAGAATCAGCAAAGTGTTGGGCATGAAAGAAACCGCTTTTATTGATCAATACCTGCAAATGGACAATGAAGGAGATTATGTAGTGAAGTCTACACCCTGTCCTTTTCTAGGCGCCGACAATTTCTGCAGCATTTATGAAGACCGTCCTTCGGATTGTTCCCGCTTCCCTTATACCGACGAAGATGTATTGCTGAAAAGACCACTGATTACAATAAAGAATTCCAGTTTTTGTCCGGCCGTATATTACGTGCTGGAAAACCTGATGGTGGTGGCTAAATGA